In the Salvia splendens isolate huo1 chromosome 16, SspV2, whole genome shotgun sequence genome, ggttatttgaatgagttgcaaagacaaaatcctggcacaattgtcgAATGGTTACATGATGAAAGATTAAGCAACGGTATAAACAAGGTtttcaagtacgtattttgggcttttggtccagctgtggaggcttttcaactatgcaaaccagttttaaccgttgatggaactcatctacgtggacgatatcgaggtaaaattcttattgccgttggatttgatgctaataagaaatgtttgcctattgcatatgccattgttgatgaggaaaccatacAAAGTttgaattggtttatggaacgtatTAGAATTCACGTAgccaagcatgaaatatgtgtaatatctgataggcatgtgggaatcatagatgcaatgaattctcccatatggaaagaaaaACCCAATGTGGggcatcacagattttgcttggtacatgttagaaaaaatgttttgcagaatcacaaaggcaTCATGGTAAAAaaacttgtttggaaaattggtattgctacaaagaaacgcaagtttaagatcagacgtcgtttacttcgaaccatcaacaacgaggctgtgcagtaccttgatgccgtggagttagaaaaatggagtttggcgtatgacaaacacaaaagatggggtgagatgaccactaatatggtggaatcttacaacaatgtgttgagaggcgctagacaactcccaattaaagcttgcattgatctgatattttggaggacaatagaatggtttaatgagcggtcaattgcatcaacacagtgtgccacaccacttaccccgtgggcccatgaaaaggtgtgcaaaaatgatgtaaaaggtcaattacataatgtgagagtcccaaacacaattgcagggctttacgtggttcgaacaaagcgtcgaattggtggaaagggcggTAATAAatggaaggtaaagtacttggagtcgaactgcaaatgtcaaaagtggcagatgtggaggcttccatgttcacatgcagcggcagttgcgcggtttagaaacgagcccatgctgtcgcttgttgataacgtataccgcacaagtgtttgggtacaccagtattctacggtgttcaatccaatcagacaccaagattattaggttgtgcctgaatggactttgcaatgttcacgagcccagttaatgcctaaaagtcgagGTCGATAtcgtactactaggattcctaatcagatggatgtccgtgaagctgaccagccacgcgcccgacgccgatgtaaacattgccgtcaaccagggcacgacagacgcaactgcccgaatgcttcttcaaggatggatactcagttggtagatgatgccgctgacgattttatgcctccacctccatcaagatctgcagttcgaggttgtcattctatcagccacactgatgatgccgatcacgattttatgcctccacctccaccaagatctgcagttcaAGGTCGGCATTCTGTCAGCCACCTAggtcttctgtgcgagacgattatttcggggttgatttagagaatgtcgttgtgcaagatactcctccgtctagactctccaccgccagaatcgggaagggtatTCGTAGCTTCTTTACCCGGAGAAGGCGAGACAATTGAATGTGTAACAACTATTTAGTTGAATTGAACATTGTTCTGTTTATTCTTTATAATTGTGGCTATTTATTGAATTGAGCATTGTAACGTGTTACTCTTCAAAATTTTCCGAAACCAAATTTTTCCCAAGGTAAAAATGGCGTTTTCCACTAAAAACGCCAACTACAGTGGCGTGTTATTTCAGAATGTCCGCTCATACGTAGGAAAAATGGGCAAAATTTTGAGCAAGGTAAAAACGCCATCGACAGTGGCGTTTTCCACTTAAAACGCCAATAATATTGGCGTCTttttaaacacgccaacgacAGTGGCGTGTTTATGCAGAATGCCCGCTTCAACTAAGGAAAAATTGGCAAAATTTTTCCCAAGGTAAAAACGCCATCTTCGTTGGCGTTTTCTACTAAAAACGCCAATCTTATTGGCGTCGTTTAAAACACGCCACTGTCAGTGGCGTATTTATGCAGAATGGGCACGACGTTGGGAAATTTGGCAAAATTTTTAGCAAGGTAAAAACGCCAATAATATTGGCGTTTTATACAAGATCTTAGTACAACTAAAAGGCCAACTgggaatggcgtgtttgttccTATCGTCGACCAATAAGTAATATAAAGagttcaaaatataaatatgaatacGTGTAAAAAGAGGATCAAATCGTCTAATATAACGAGTTCAAATCAATGAAAAACAACCAATATCAATACAAAGTATGAAATTAGTTTAATCATCtcgccgtttccgcataaacaaaccccgtatccccttcccaattttggatgtagatctagggatccttgagggaggagtatcttgaacaacaaCGTTCTCTAGATCCACCCCAAAAATGTCATCTtgcacagacgaccgcggtggagaagtggggacatcactgaggccaatGTCGTCGCCGGTACCACCGGTGTGGCTGATAGAATGACGGCCTCGAACTGCAGATGTAGGTGGAGGTGGTTCcacaaaatcgtcatcggagcGGTGTACGGGCTaagatgacgactctccgcaggcggttttctttttggttcatcgttttgccttttgccgtacgggtacgtccacgtccattgcagagcgctgcgAAGGACGGTAGTCCATCCGCTCAGCCTCTCCGGATATCCGCAGTCCTTCTTCAATCATCCTCGAAATGGTTCCCAAAGCCGGATGTTCTGTCGTATCTTGGCCACTTAGAAAGTGGCGCACGTTGTGAAgtgtctccacctacaattatCAAAGTTAAatacatatcataatatgaattttaataattaactAGGGTTTGgttaagtatgaataatttaccgCGAATCTATGAGAAGATGCCGTTTCGTGGAAGCCCTGTTCAGCATGCACGccgggtttggttaaatacacaACAGTTATCTGCCGAAACCAATCCATATATTCTTCGGTTGCAACGGGCTCATCACTGTACTCCAGATCAGTCCACACCAAAAAGTGTctgttgtcccactcctgtatataattggcgtGCCAATCAACCCAATTTCGACCAGCTTTTCCACGGCGATCCTGTTTCGCAAAATCAGTACCGTGGAACCGGGGGAGTtgcgggatatacggttggacaatcccaaattggcgcaacactcggtgtggcTCAGCTagattccaacaaataagcGTTGTTATCGATATCCATACAGGACGACcggcatcacaactttccggcaactGCCGTTGGAGATAAGgcatccaaataaactacatgtaacacaaatttattcaaattaatttcaataaaaaacaacaaacaaaaaataatttataagtatatgaagtacctggttggcatgcatcatggagaactgatctcggaaattttcaatacaatgtccgggtgcttttacatatgacgtcGGACCATTCCATCTACAAaatgtaaattatgagcgaataacACGAAGACTGATGAACATAAagcttaaaaaatgaattagtgaacaacttacgcgcttgcacatggtagatagtctgtatgcacgggatctagcatcctcggtctaatatttgggattctctcccaagcccacagctgtaatagagttaaggctcccccgacatccgtcctcttagcaacggcagcttcacacaaattgtggtacaagcaagcaagcgtcgcaccaccccagctataggtagaacaccgttctatatccatgaaaaattgcaagtagaagaacggaattttatttccggtggcattcgggatcatcagaccaccaagtaatagcagacagtagatacgagcccgctgagcatatatgttGTGTTCGTGCTCATCAttcagctcaatcctcaattgacgCGATAAGCTAGTCTGCTTAAAAGAcatttccttcaactcggatgcgtccggtatgaatcctagaaaatccaaacaCCTATCCTGCCAATATCCCGGTTGTGTCGGGGGGATGTAACCCGTCAcagcctctccatcaactttcaggccccataaaacctccacgtcttccaatgttacagtcgcttcaccgactgggaagtgaaacgtgtgagtctctggcctccaacgttcaatcaaagcGGTGATCAGATGGTGGTCAATTTCCTTTGGCTGACCACACCTCAATAAACCGCcgaaccccatctggtccactagTGCCAAAACACGGTGATGTATGGGAACATTCCAAATTATTCCTTCatatcgtcggcagcgtacgtattcggatggaactcctgcccatatgttattagagacgtgttgtctctgaagatACAGTACAGAaggatccgcaggaccacacGCAAGCCGACGAGCAGAAGtcgaagatgatgccataatttacctacacaGCATTCAATAATTacatacaatttaatccaatttcacaaaatggaacaccaaaatcaaataattcacaatacacaaattcacctacacaacatttcacacccaaaatcataacacaattcatctacacaaaattgacaatttcaattacaaatttgtccaacctaacaatttcaatttgtccaatttcaatttgacaaacctaacaatataaacaaatttaacaattcaaactaatcaacatacatcaaccaaaacccacataaaccaaaac is a window encoding:
- the LOC121771287 gene encoding uncharacterized protein LOC121771287; the encoded protein is MMHANQFIWMPYLQRQLPESCDAGRPVWISITTLICWNLAEPHRVLRQFGIVQPYIPQLPRFHGTDFAKQDRRGKAGRNWVDWHANYIQEWDNRHFLVWTDLEYSDEPVATEEYMDWFRQITVVYLTKPGVHAEQGFHETASSHRFAVETLHNVRHFLSGQDTTEHPALGTISRMIEEGLRISGEAERMDYRPSQRSAMDVDVPVRQKAKR